One window of the Prinia subflava isolate CZ2003 ecotype Zambia chromosome 1, Cam_Psub_1.2, whole genome shotgun sequence genome contains the following:
- the TSPAN13 gene encoding tetraspanin-13 isoform X1, with translation MDYRGAPSPAGNRTVPRRGPAGGARPGLVPSQQPGTGSGARALTAAGNGERGPCRHSSRERGTGPVPSQQPGTGNGARALTAAGNGERGPCPHSSRERGAGPVPSQQPGTGNGARALTAAGNGERGPCPHSSRERGAGPVPSQQPGTGSGARALTAAGNGERGTGPVPSQHRERRRRNATHPHSASRRIAADGADVTALICIHLPLRPAAANQRAPLTCCGRTRARPGAGPRPPGGAAAARGGGGGGAVAERWRAAASPAPRTACAPSTCSTRW, from the coding sequence ATGGATTACAGGGGTGCGCCGTCACCAGCGGGGAACAGAACGGtgccgcggcggggcccggcgggcggggcgAGGCCCGGGCTCGTGCCGTCACAGCAGCCGGGAACGGGGAGCGGGGCCCGTGCCCTCACAGCAGCCGGGAACGGGGAACGGGGCCCGTGCCGTCACAGCAGCCGGGAACGGGGAACGGGGCCCGTGCCGTCACAGCAGCCGGGAACGGGGAACGGGGCCCGTGCCCTCACAGCAGCCGGGAACGGGGAGCGGGGCCCGTGCCCTCACAGCAGCCGGGAACGGGGAGCGGGGCCCGTGCCCTCACAGCAGCCGGGAACGGGGAACGGGGCCCGTGCCCTCACAGCAGCCGGGAACGGGGAACGGGGCCCGTGCCCTCACAGCAGCCGGGAACGGGGAGCGGGGCCCGTGCCCTCACAGCAGCCGGGAACGGGGAGCGGGGCCCGTGCCCTCACAGCAGCCGGGAACGGGGAACGGGGAACGGGGCCCGTGCCCTCACAGCACCGGGAACGGCGGCGGCGGAACGCGACCCACCCGCACAGCGCGAGCCGCCGGATAGCGGCTGACGGCGCTGACGTCACAGCCCTCATTTGCATACATTTACCTTTGCGCCCCGCGGCGGCCAATCAGCGGGCGCCGCTCACCTGCTGCGGCCGCACCCGCGcgcggccgggggcggggccgcggcctCCTGGCGGAGCGGCTGccgcgcggggcggcggcggcggcggagcggtGGCGGAGCGATGGCGTGCGGCGGCTTCGCCTGCTCCAAGAACTGCCTGTGCGCCCTCAACCTGCTCTACACG